In a single window of the uncultured Pseudodesulfovibrio sp. genome:
- a CDS encoding WbuC family cupin fold metalloprotein, with product MSEENTYPTALDAPEGDVTPLTLSLVGKLLAQSRQSPRKRMLQKLHKSLDSTAHRMFNALQPGTYVMPHRHLDPAKEETILVMAGSMLFIRFTDDGEIAEQVLLQPGTETFGMDVAPHVYHTYVPLKADTLVFECKTGPYSAESDKDVPDWAPREGTPEAEPYLLELLKALAAKANAEAEAVKAQRGDEPDQ from the coding sequence ATGAGTGAAGAAAACACATACCCCACGGCCCTGGATGCGCCCGAAGGCGACGTCACGCCCCTGACCCTGAGCCTGGTGGGCAAACTCCTTGCCCAATCCCGGCAGAGCCCGCGCAAGCGCATGCTCCAGAAACTGCACAAGTCCCTGGACTCCACCGCGCACCGCATGTTCAACGCCTTGCAGCCCGGTACCTACGTCATGCCCCATCGGCACCTTGATCCGGCCAAGGAAGAGACCATCCTGGTCATGGCCGGGTCCATGCTGTTCATCCGCTTCACGGACGACGGCGAGATCGCCGAGCAGGTCCTGCTCCAGCCGGGCACCGAGACGTTCGGCATGGACGTGGCCCCGCACGTTTATCACACCTATGTGCCGCTCAAGGCGGACACCCTGGTCTTCGAGTGCAAGACCGGCCCGTATTCCGCCGAGTCGGACAAGGACGTGCCGGACTGGGCCCCGCGGGAAGGGACCCCGGAGGCCGAGCCATACCTGCTCGAACTGCTCAAGGCCCTGGCCGCCAAGGCCAATGCGGAGGCCGAGGCCGTCAAGGCGCAGCGGGGCGACGAACCGGACCAATAA
- a CDS encoding GNAT family N-acetyltransferase: MTATLRPMKAADIDAVCTLLHEHMNPNFTAKRWKALFSPKWCEEKHDLGIVAEDDGRIVGVHGHVCSYRIIDDHLERFRNFSSWYILKAYRKQGLGSAMVEMACADPEVTCTVFSLSPKQTDFFKTLGMSVLEEERLLWRKTGKGYDNLELVSDPVKIRQCCDMRDIRVFDDHHDLPIIPVLVASRCTQCLLFLSRAVKHGGRIYYDVLYRSNPGMFTDRIQDIAEALLPDEDCVLAADRRFMEHDAGGEVEIIKSPRFFKSARVKPRDIDLAYSEISLLGLKLD, translated from the coding sequence ATGACCGCTACACTGCGCCCCATGAAGGCGGCGGACATAGACGCCGTCTGTACGCTTTTGCATGAGCATATGAATCCGAATTTCACCGCGAAGCGGTGGAAGGCGCTTTTCTCCCCGAAATGGTGCGAGGAAAAGCACGACCTGGGCATCGTTGCCGAGGACGACGGACGCATCGTGGGTGTGCACGGCCATGTCTGCTCCTACCGGATCATCGATGATCACCTGGAGCGGTTCCGGAATTTCTCTTCCTGGTACATTCTCAAAGCCTACCGCAAGCAGGGTTTGGGTTCGGCCATGGTCGAAATGGCCTGTGCCGATCCTGAGGTGACCTGCACCGTCTTTTCCCTGTCGCCCAAGCAGACGGACTTTTTCAAGACGCTCGGTATGAGTGTGTTGGAAGAGGAGCGGTTGCTGTGGCGCAAGACCGGCAAAGGCTATGACAACCTCGAACTGGTCTCCGATCCGGTCAAGATCCGCCAGTGCTGCGATATGCGGGATATCCGAGTCTTCGACGACCACCACGACCTGCCTATCATCCCTGTTCTGGTCGCGAGCCGGTGCACCCAGTGCCTGCTCTTCCTATCCCGCGCGGTCAAGCACGGCGGCAGGATCTATTATGATGTTCTCTACCGTTCCAATCCGGGCATGTTCACGGACCGTATCCAGGACATCGCCGAGGCCCTGCTGCCCGACGAGGACTGCGTGCTGGCTGCGGACCGTCGGTTCATGGAGCACGACGCCGGAGGCGAGGTGGAGATCATCAAATCCCCCCGGTTCTTCAAGTCGGCCCGCGTGAAGCCCCGGGACATCGATCTGGCCTATTCCGAAATATCCCTGCTCGGGCTCAAGCTCGACTAG
- the glpX gene encoding class II fructose-bisphosphatase, whose protein sequence is MEAPQKNLALDLVRVTEAAALACARWLGKGDKIAADQAAVDAMRLCFNTLEIEGQIKIGEGEKDEAPMLYAGEKLGLGTGPKVDIAVDPLEGTNLLANGRPNAISVVGVAPAGAMFDPGPSFYMQKLVVPAHAKDVVDIEAPTGHNLKLIARALDKDVDDLVVFVLDKPRHKKLISEIREAGARIQLHTDGDITGSLMAIDPRCEVDVMMGTGGTPEGVLSAIAIRIMGGEMFAKLDPQKQKEKNNLAEFGMDIRRVLTVGDLVKSDDLFFAATGISGGTFLKGVTYHGHGAETSSLVMRGKTGTIRYVEAIHNWDTLMRFSAVEYD, encoded by the coding sequence ATGGAAGCACCACAGAAGAACCTCGCACTGGACCTGGTCCGTGTCACTGAAGCCGCCGCCCTGGCGTGCGCCCGCTGGCTCGGCAAGGGCGACAAGATCGCTGCCGACCAGGCGGCCGTCGACGCCATGAGGCTGTGCTTCAACACCTTGGAGATCGAAGGTCAGATAAAGATCGGCGAAGGCGAGAAGGACGAAGCGCCCATGCTCTACGCCGGTGAAAAGCTTGGCCTGGGCACCGGTCCCAAGGTGGACATCGCCGTGGATCCGCTGGAGGGCACCAACCTCCTGGCCAACGGCCGTCCCAACGCCATCTCCGTCGTGGGCGTGGCCCCGGCCGGCGCCATGTTCGATCCGGGCCCGAGCTTCTACATGCAGAAACTGGTCGTCCCGGCCCATGCCAAGGACGTGGTCGATATCGAGGCTCCCACCGGGCACAACCTGAAGCTCATCGCCCGCGCTCTGGACAAGGACGTGGACGACCTGGTTGTCTTCGTTCTGGACAAGCCCCGCCACAAGAAGCTGATCTCCGAAATCCGCGAAGCGGGTGCGCGCATCCAGCTGCACACCGACGGCGACATCACCGGTTCGCTCATGGCCATCGACCCGCGCTGCGAGGTGGACGTCATGATGGGTACCGGCGGCACCCCCGAGGGCGTGCTCTCGGCCATCGCCATCCGCATCATGGGCGGCGAGATGTTCGCCAAGCTCGATCCGCAGAAGCAGAAGGAAAAGAACAACTTGGCCGAGTTCGGCATGGACATCCGCCGGGTTCTGACCGTGGGCGACCTGGTCAAGTCCGACGACCTGTTCTTTGCGGCCACCGGCATCTCCGGCGGCACCTTCCTCAAGGGCGTGACCTACCACGGCCACGGCGCCGAAACCTCGTCCCTGGTCATGCGCGGCAAGACCGGGACCATCCGTTACGTGGAAGCCATCCACAATTGGGATACCCTGATGCGCTTCTCGGCCGTCGAATACGACTAG
- the rpiB gene encoding ribose 5-phosphate isomerase B, with the protein MSKTIVIGSDHGGYHLKKVFIKALTDWGYTVEDEGPDCLDSCDYPIYAAKVCNKLKADGDKLGVLICGTGQGMTMTANRMGIRAALCTNEFHARMAREHNDAKCLCMGERVTGQGLALSVLKVFLESNFEGDRHQRRIDLIETVSQ; encoded by the coding sequence GTGAGCAAGACCATCGTTATCGGCTCCGATCACGGGGGCTACCATCTCAAGAAAGTGTTCATCAAAGCCCTGACGGACTGGGGCTACACCGTGGAAGACGAGGGGCCGGACTGCCTGGACTCCTGCGACTATCCCATATACGCGGCCAAGGTCTGCAACAAGCTCAAGGCGGACGGGGACAAGCTCGGCGTGCTCATTTGCGGCACGGGCCAGGGCATGACCATGACCGCCAACCGCATGGGCATCCGGGCCGCCCTGTGCACCAACGAATTTCACGCCCGTATGGCCCGCGAGCACAACGACGCCAAATGCCTGTGCATGGGCGAGCGCGTCACCGGGCAGGGGCTGGCCTTGAGCGTACTCAAGGTCTTCCTGGAATCGAACTTCGAGGGCGACCGGCACCAGCGGCGCATCGACCTCATCGAAACCGTCTCCCAATAA
- a CDS encoding polysaccharide deacetylase family protein, producing MNILLRELDAWKDADKTAEFWWRDDDAAEPTVPLDKLIALSDRFGVPCGLATVPAKAGEPLRKSVSHAHHVWVLQHGYAHKNHAPSGAGAWELGGHRPKSVVVDELRQGMGKLTQLFKFQFVPVLVPPWNRIDPELLSYLPVLGYRGLSASYKKSRPAPSMDLRRADAHCDVLHWKDKPNVRFAGTEKCLKLLTEHLHDKRTGEADASEPTCVLTHHMAMDADAWAFVESLFGATTAHPAAKWLSPADIWPAKD from the coding sequence ATGAATATTCTGCTGCGTGAACTGGACGCCTGGAAAGACGCGGACAAAACCGCCGAATTCTGGTGGCGTGACGACGACGCCGCCGAACCGACTGTTCCTCTGGACAAGCTCATCGCCTTGAGCGACCGGTTCGGCGTACCCTGCGGCCTGGCAACGGTTCCGGCCAAGGCCGGCGAGCCGCTGCGCAAGAGCGTGTCCCACGCCCACCATGTCTGGGTTCTGCAGCACGGCTACGCCCACAAGAACCATGCCCCGTCCGGGGCCGGTGCCTGGGAGCTTGGCGGCCATCGCCCCAAGTCCGTGGTCGTGGACGAGCTCAGGCAGGGCATGGGCAAGCTGACCCAGCTGTTCAAGTTCCAGTTCGTGCCCGTTCTGGTGCCGCCGTGGAACCGCATCGACCCGGAGCTTTTGTCCTATCTGCCGGTCCTTGGCTACAGGGGGCTCTCCGCCAGCTACAAGAAATCCCGTCCCGCGCCTTCCATGGATCTGCGCAGGGCCGATGCCCACTGCGACGTGCTCCACTGGAAGGACAAGCCCAATGTGCGTTTCGCCGGGACGGAAAAGTGCCTGAAACTGCTCACTGAACACCTGCACGACAAGCGCACGGGCGAGGCCGACGCGAGCGAGCCCACCTGCGTGCTGACCCATCACATGGCCATGGACGCCGATGCCTGGGCGTTCGTGGAATCGTTATTCGGAGCGACCACGGCCCATCCGGCCGCAAAGTGGCTCTCTCCGGCCGATATTTGGCCCGCAAAAGACTGA
- a CDS encoding glycosyltransferase family 1 protein — translation MRTYIFLPPVSKPTGGVTVLRQMADILHQAGHEACLVAREKGGWRPEGLANAAPVLEWGDLKLAESDAWVVPEGWINALAPGLYANAQCFSYVQNWAYLFSSMPEGVDWHSLPVEFLAVSDPVSRFIKETTCKDAPILRPGIDRTLFYAPESKPGGRVNVAFMPRKNKALVEQIKAIYEHRCGAKQVNWMPIDGLDANGVAEVLRKAHIFLATGFPEGCPLPPLEAMACGCLPVGFAGFGGWDYMRQMQAEPRYTPWIPLRKVPWKGNGLWCADSDVLDAALCLCDAVELFKERDPALMAALAAGQKTANAYSLEAQKTAILELWEQL, via the coding sequence ATGCGAACATATATCTTCCTGCCGCCGGTCTCCAAACCGACCGGGGGCGTCACTGTACTTCGGCAGATGGCCGACATACTCCACCAAGCCGGACACGAGGCCTGTCTCGTAGCCAGGGAAAAAGGCGGCTGGCGGCCCGAGGGGCTGGCCAACGCCGCGCCGGTGCTGGAATGGGGAGATTTGAAGCTGGCCGAGTCCGACGCATGGGTGGTCCCCGAAGGGTGGATCAACGCCCTGGCTCCGGGGCTGTACGCCAACGCCCAGTGTTTCAGCTACGTCCAGAATTGGGCCTATCTCTTCTCCTCCATGCCCGAAGGCGTGGACTGGCACAGCCTGCCCGTGGAGTTCCTGGCCGTATCCGATCCGGTCTCCCGGTTCATCAAGGAGACCACCTGCAAGGATGCCCCGATTCTGCGACCGGGCATTGACCGGACCCTTTTCTACGCGCCCGAATCCAAGCCCGGAGGACGGGTGAACGTTGCCTTCATGCCGCGCAAGAACAAGGCGCTGGTGGAGCAGATCAAAGCCATTTACGAACACCGCTGCGGGGCCAAGCAGGTAAACTGGATGCCCATAGACGGCCTGGACGCCAACGGCGTGGCCGAGGTCTTGCGCAAGGCGCATATCTTTCTGGCCACGGGTTTTCCCGAAGGCTGCCCCCTGCCGCCGCTCGAGGCCATGGCCTGTGGCTGTCTGCCCGTCGGGTTCGCCGGTTTCGGCGGCTGGGACTACATGCGCCAGATGCAGGCTGAACCCCGCTATACGCCGTGGATTCCCCTCCGCAAGGTCCCGTGGAAAGGCAACGGCCTGTGGTGTGCGGACAGCGACGTGCTCGACGCGGCGCTTTGCCTGTGTGACGCGGTGGAATTGTTCAAGGAGCGTGACCCGGCCCTGATGGCCGCCCTGGCGGCAGGGCAGAAGACCGCCAACGCCTACTCCCTCGAGGCCCAGAAGACGGCCATCCTCGAACTGTGGGAACAACTGTGA
- a CDS encoding PilZ domain-containing protein: protein MGMNKRNSTRIDADFEAYITIGEVVLPVSTRNLSMKGALLHGCEDCVAGTPCELHLPLSPGIRIVVTGQIVRIKGNYAAMSFKEMDELSFTFLHRLVTLNADHPDEVDEELLRIFEKF, encoded by the coding sequence ATGGGAATGAACAAACGGAACAGCACCCGCATCGACGCCGATTTTGAGGCCTACATCACCATAGGCGAGGTGGTCCTGCCCGTGTCCACCCGCAACCTGAGCATGAAGGGCGCGCTGTTGCACGGCTGCGAAGACTGCGTGGCCGGGACACCCTGCGAGCTGCATCTGCCCCTGTCACCGGGCATCCGCATCGTGGTCACGGGACAGATCGTGCGCATCAAGGGCAATTACGCCGCCATGTCATTCAAGGAAATGGATGAACTGTCCTTTACCTTCCTGCACCGGCTGGTCACGCTGAACGCGGACCATCCCGACGAGGTGGACGAGGAACTCTTGCGGATATTCGAGAAGTTCTGA
- a CDS encoding DMT family transporter, translating to MNFLTPGMRFMLLGTFFFSFGSLFVKLAGSRLPTMEILFVRGLIGVVMCWVMLRKSGAGRFGKRKFLLASRGLLGFGAMFADFYAIVHLPLADALVLIFSHPITVALLAWLLMGEALSKGGMLAILTSVAGVALVCRPDFLFGAGSPDLNTWGLLAALLSVFLTSWAILAVRVLAKTERPAVVMLYPPIAISLLSPLFADGWVMPTLAEWGVLCGVGLFMNLGQFFMTKGYAIESAARISGVSTLEIVFAAVWGLMFLGEIPDMWTIGGGMLIVLGVLLLGRSGMKERQRESQTV from the coding sequence ATGAATTTTCTGACCCCCGGCATGCGTTTCATGCTGCTCGGCACCTTCTTCTTCTCCTTCGGGTCGCTCTTCGTCAAACTGGCCGGAAGCCGGTTGCCCACCATGGAGATTCTCTTCGTGCGCGGCCTCATCGGGGTGGTCATGTGCTGGGTCATGCTCCGCAAGTCCGGGGCGGGTCGATTCGGCAAGCGCAAATTCCTGCTGGCATCGCGCGGACTGCTCGGCTTCGGGGCCATGTTCGCCGACTTCTACGCCATCGTGCACCTGCCCCTGGCCGATGCGTTGGTGCTCATTTTCTCCCATCCCATCACTGTGGCGCTGCTGGCCTGGCTGCTCATGGGCGAGGCACTGTCCAAGGGCGGAATGCTGGCGATCCTGACCTCGGTGGCCGGAGTGGCCCTGGTCTGTCGACCGGACTTCCTGTTCGGGGCGGGCAGCCCGGATTTGAACACCTGGGGGCTGCTGGCCGCCTTGCTCAGCGTCTTTCTGACCTCCTGGGCCATCCTGGCGGTGCGGGTGCTGGCCAAGACCGAACGACCCGCCGTGGTCATGCTCTATCCGCCTATCGCCATCTCGCTGCTTTCGCCGCTCTTCGCCGACGGCTGGGTAATGCCCACTCTGGCGGAATGGGGAGTGCTTTGCGGTGTGGGGCTGTTCATGAACCTCGGCCAGTTCTTCATGACCAAGGGCTATGCCATCGAATCCGCGGCCCGCATAAGCGGTGTGTCCACGCTGGAGATCGTGTTCGCGGCCGTGTGGGGGCTGATGTTCCTGGGAGAAATCCCGGACATGTGGACCATCGGCGGTGGAATGCTGATCGTTTTGGGGGTTCTGCTGCTCGGTCGCAGCGGTATGAAGGAGCGGCAGCGCGAGAGCCAGACCGTCTGA
- a CDS encoding transporter substrate-binding domain-containing protein has product MSPHRAWAELHGPEHRLVFSTFPEGGLQDLFDHILSEAYARLGYEIELQGYPAERALVMANDGLVDGEAGRVNVVEKTCPNLIRVPTPLYINRIAILTTSTKVDPAKGWGQFQSCRTCIRNGYKYLESRVTGEHSHAVSSYEKMLTLLKNGRMDVGLAEFFDILPALNKVGLGKVRMLCEPMVSNPMYHYLHKRHADLVPQIDAVLRDMAAEGRLKAIELHLMQVHYSNLAGSCPLVESGQ; this is encoded by the coding sequence TTGTCACCGCATCGGGCTTGGGCCGAACTCCACGGGCCTGAACATCGGCTGGTCTTTTCCACATTCCCCGAAGGGGGACTCCAGGACCTGTTCGATCACATCCTGAGCGAGGCGTATGCCCGGCTGGGGTACGAGATCGAGTTGCAGGGCTACCCTGCGGAGCGCGCCCTGGTCATGGCCAACGATGGGCTGGTGGACGGTGAGGCGGGCCGGGTGAACGTGGTCGAAAAGACCTGCCCGAACCTGATCCGTGTGCCTACGCCTTTGTATATCAACCGCATCGCCATACTGACCACGAGCACCAAAGTCGATCCGGCCAAGGGATGGGGGCAGTTCCAAAGTTGCCGGACCTGCATCCGCAACGGCTACAAATATCTGGAGAGTCGGGTAACGGGCGAGCATAGCCATGCGGTCTCTTCCTACGAAAAGATGCTCACACTGCTAAAAAACGGCCGGATGGACGTGGGATTGGCCGAGTTCTTCGATATCCTGCCTGCCCTGAACAAGGTCGGCCTTGGCAAGGTCCGCATGCTCTGCGAGCCCATGGTCAGCAACCCCATGTACCACTACCTGCACAAGCGTCATGCCGATCTGGTTCCCCAGATTGATGCGGTGCTGCGCGATATGGCCGCCGAAGGGCGGCTCAAGGCCATAGAGCTGCACCTGATGCAGGTGCACTACAGCAACCTCGCCGGTTCCTGCCCCCTGGTCGAGTCCGGGCAGTAG
- the tkt gene encoding transketolase has protein sequence MTQTDKTIAVVKGLIMDGVAKANSGHPGGAMSSADYATILFSEFLNFNPDDPQWFNRDRFILSAGHESMLLYSLLHLNGFISIEDIKNFRQFGSLTPGHPEVHLTPGVEATTGPLGQGLAMSVGFATAEAYLREKLGADVMDHYTYVLSSDGDLQEPIAMGAAALAGLWNLGKLIVYYDSNKIQLAGPTCKADCTDHRKVFEGFCWQVLEVDGHNHDEIRKAIKDAQLETGKPTLIIGHTTMAKGCASMEGSHKTHGEPLKADEIKATKKKLGLPEDDFYVPEDVVAEYRARFDGMRKNAADWQAMVDGKMSDSAFAEIWGHVVKPRAELSIDWPEFTPGESMATRKAWGTCLDAVMDSMPTLVGGSADLDPSNQTANFRNTYGDFAVDGYGARNLAFGVREFNMAAIMNGIQLHGGLLPFGATFLTFSDYCRNAIRMSALQELPVLYVFTHDSFWVGEDGPTHQPIEHVSSLRLIPDLIDLRPADANETKACLDIALKQEKMPSTLFLTRQGLPILDPAEYPAIVDGPSKGAYVLKDCDGTPDLILIASGSEVSLCLETAKLMKRKVRVVSMPSAKLFDDQPESYKNDVLPPEVTARAAAEAGRTTLWHKYVGLNGVVLGVDHFGASAPGKILSDKYGFTPENFARMIREKY, from the coding sequence ATGACACAGACGGACAAGACCATCGCCGTGGTCAAGGGACTGATCATGGACGGCGTGGCCAAGGCCAACTCCGGCCATCCGGGCGGGGCCATGTCCTCCGCCGACTACGCCACCATCCTCTTTTCCGAGTTTCTGAACTTCAATCCCGACGACCCCCAGTGGTTCAATCGCGATCGCTTCATCCTCTCGGCCGGGCACGAGTCCATGCTGCTCTACAGCCTGCTGCACCTCAACGGCTTCATCTCCATTGAGGACATCAAGAATTTCCGCCAGTTCGGCTCCCTCACTCCGGGCCATCCCGAGGTTCACCTGACCCCGGGCGTAGAGGCCACCACCGGTCCTCTGGGCCAGGGCCTGGCCATGTCCGTGGGCTTTGCCACGGCCGAGGCGTATCTGCGCGAAAAGCTCGGCGCTGACGTCATGGACCACTACACCTACGTGCTCTCCTCCGACGGCGACCTGCAGGAGCCCATCGCCATGGGCGCGGCCGCTCTGGCCGGTCTGTGGAACCTGGGCAAGCTGATCGTCTACTACGACTCCAACAAGATCCAGCTGGCCGGTCCCACCTGCAAGGCCGACTGCACCGACCACCGCAAGGTCTTCGAGGGATTCTGCTGGCAGGTTCTGGAAGTGGACGGACACAACCACGACGAGATTCGCAAGGCCATCAAGGACGCCCAGCTCGAGACCGGCAAGCCCACCCTGATCATCGGCCACACCACCATGGCCAAGGGATGCGCCTCCATGGAGGGCAGCCACAAGACTCACGGCGAGCCCCTCAAGGCCGATGAGATCAAGGCTACCAAGAAGAAGCTCGGCCTGCCCGAGGATGATTTCTACGTACCCGAGGACGTGGTCGCCGAATACCGCGCCCGGTTCGACGGCATGCGCAAGAACGCGGCCGACTGGCAGGCCATGGTCGACGGCAAGATGTCCGACTCGGCATTTGCCGAGATCTGGGGCCACGTGGTCAAGCCCCGCGCCGAGCTGTCCATCGACTGGCCCGAGTTCACCCCGGGCGAATCCATGGCCACCCGCAAGGCCTGGGGCACCTGCCTGGACGCTGTCATGGACTCCATGCCCACCCTGGTGGGCGGTTCCGCCGACCTTGACCCGTCCAACCAGACCGCCAATTTCCGCAACACCTACGGCGATTTCGCCGTGGACGGCTACGGCGCGCGCAACCTGGCTTTCGGTGTGCGCGAGTTCAACATGGCCGCCATCATGAACGGCATCCAGCTGCACGGCGGCCTGCTCCCGTTCGGCGCCACCTTCCTGACCTTCTCGGACTACTGCCGCAACGCCATCCGCATGTCGGCTCTCCAGGAGCTGCCGGTCCTGTACGTCTTCACCCACGACTCGTTCTGGGTGGGCGAGGACGGCCCCACGCACCAGCCCATCGAGCACGTCAGCTCCCTGCGGCTGATCCCGGACCTCATCGACCTGCGCCCCGCGGACGCCAACGAGACCAAGGCCTGCCTGGACATCGCGCTGAAGCAGGAGAAGATGCCTTCCACCCTGTTCCTGACCCGTCAGGGCCTGCCCATCCTCGACCCGGCCGAATACCCGGCCATTGTCGACGGACCGAGCAAGGGCGCATACGTGCTCAAGGACTGCGACGGTACCCCGGACTTGATTCTCATCGCCTCCGGCTCCGAAGTCTCGCTCTGCCTCGAAACCGCGAAGCTTATGAAACGGAAAGTGCGCGTTGTATCCATGCCGTCGGCCAAATTGTTTGACGATCAGCCGGAATCGTATAAAAATGACGTTTTACCGCCCGAAGTGACTGCAAGGGCCGCGGCCGAAGCCGGTCGCACCACCCTGTGGCACAAATATGTCGGCCTGAACGGCGTTGTTCTCGGTGTCGATCATTTCGGAGCCAGCGCCCCGGGCAAGATCCTGTCCGACAAGTACGGGTTCACCCCGGAGAACTTCGCCCGGATGATCCGGGAGAAATACTAG
- a CDS encoding TatD family hydrolase yields MSKTKRPEPESLELPPVGVDSHAHLDLEDFDEDREEIIRRAHDSGVSRIVNVFLGPDAYERGRGLFDAHPEISFIMGVHPNNADELTDNDLDRMRTFFQEDPRLKGVGEIGLDYYWERVPHDVQKDAFLRQIELARELSLPIIIHSRDANDDTVAILEAEGFRDYPLLWHCFGAGIDLAERLLANGWHISIPGPVTFRKNSDDVQAAVARIPFERLLLETDCPYLAPEPWRGKRNHPALSGFTARRVAQIKGRSLEDVWRIAGDNARRFFGL; encoded by the coding sequence ATGTCCAAGACCAAACGCCCGGAACCTGAATCTCTGGAGCTGCCCCCGGTAGGGGTGGACTCCCATGCCCATCTTGACCTCGAGGACTTTGACGAGGACCGTGAAGAGATCATCCGCCGCGCCCATGATTCGGGCGTGAGCCGTATCGTCAACGTCTTCCTTGGGCCTGACGCCTATGAGCGGGGGCGAGGCCTGTTCGACGCCCATCCGGAGATCAGCTTCATCATGGGCGTACATCCCAACAACGCGGATGAACTGACCGACAACGATCTGGACCGCATGCGCACTTTTTTTCAGGAGGACCCGCGCCTCAAGGGCGTGGGCGAGATCGGCCTGGACTATTACTGGGAGCGCGTGCCCCACGATGTGCAGAAGGACGCCTTCCTTCGCCAGATCGAGCTGGCCCGCGAGCTTTCCCTGCCGATCATCATCCATTCGCGCGACGCCAATGACGATACCGTGGCCATTCTGGAGGCCGAGGGCTTCAGGGACTATCCGCTGCTGTGGCACTGCTTCGGTGCAGGCATCGACCTGGCGGAGCGGCTGTTGGCCAACGGCTGGCACATCTCCATTCCCGGTCCGGTGACCTTCCGCAAGAATTCCGACGACGTCCAGGCCGCTGTGGCGCGTATCCCCTTTGAGCGGCTGCTCCTCGAAACCGACTGCCCCTATCTCGCGCCCGAGCCGTGGCGCGGCAAGCGCAATCACCCGGCCCTGTCCGGGTTCACAGCCCGTCGCGTGGCCCAGATCAAGGGCCGTTCCCTGGAAGACGTCTGGCGCATTGCCGGTGACAACGCCCGTCGCTTTTTCGGCCTGTAG
- a CDS encoding DMT family transporter — MNTRALRADILLFVTAAIWGLAFVAQRVGMEHVGPLTFNGIRFALGALALVPLTMAMEKRRTPDNSGADRKRMAIGGGLLGLALFAGASLQQIGLAGPQLAGFGLEASTAGKAGFITGLYVVLVPIFGLLLAQRPGWGTWLGAGLAVVGMYLLSVTADLTISFGDLLVFIGAFFWAGHVLLVGKLSPGLDGVDAIKLSTIQFAACAVLSLIGAVITEEITLTGVLGAAPAIAYGGLMSVGVAYTLQVVAQRDAQPAHAAIILSLESVFAAIGGWIMLGEVLTTRGMIGCGLMLTGMVLSQLKP; from the coding sequence GTGAACACCCGCGCCCTTCGCGCCGACATCCTGCTCTTCGTTACCGCCGCCATCTGGGGGCTGGCCTTTGTGGCTCAGCGCGTGGGCATGGAGCATGTCGGCCCACTTACCTTCAACGGCATCCGCTTCGCCCTCGGGGCGCTGGCTCTGGTCCCGCTGACCATGGCCATGGAGAAACGGCGTACGCCCGACAATTCGGGCGCGGACCGCAAGCGCATGGCCATCGGTGGCGGGCTGCTCGGCCTCGCCCTGTTCGCCGGTGCCTCCCTGCAACAGATCGGCCTGGCCGGTCCGCAGCTCGCCGGGTTCGGCCTGGAGGCGTCCACCGCGGGCAAGGCCGGGTTCATCACCGGGCTGTATGTGGTCCTGGTGCCAATCTTCGGCCTGCTTCTGGCCCAGCGGCCCGGCTGGGGCACGTGGCTCGGCGCGGGGTTGGCCGTAGTCGGCATGTACCTGTTGTCCGTGACCGCGGATCTGACCATCTCCTTCGGCGACCTGCTTGTCTTCATCGGCGCGTTTTTCTGGGCCGGGCACGTTCTGCTCGTGGGCAAACTCTCCCCGGGGCTGGACGGAGTGGACGCCATCAAGCTGTCCACCATCCAGTTCGCGGCCTGCGCGGTCCTTTCACTCATTGGCGCGGTGATCACCGAGGAGATAACCCTGACCGGGGTACTGGGCGCGGCTCCGGCTATCGCTTACGGCGGTCTCATGTCCGTGGGCGTGGCCTACACCCTCCAGGTGGTCGCCCAGCGTGACGCCCAGCCCGCCCACGCTGCCATCATTCTCAGCCTGGAATCGGTTTTTGCCGCCATCGGCGGGTGGATCATGCTTGGTGAAGTCCTCACCACCCGGGGCATGATCGGGTGCGGGTTGATGCTCACCGGCATGGTGTTGAGCCAGTTGAAGCCGTAA